One part of the [Pantoea] beijingensis genome encodes these proteins:
- the nuoN gene encoding NADH-quinone oxidoreductase subunit NuoN: MTITPQQLIALLPLLIVGLTVVVVMLSIAWRRNHFVNATLAVVGLNLALFSLYFVGQAGPMDVTPLLRVDGYSMLYTGLVILASLATCTFAYPWLEGYTDNREEFYLLVLIAALGGVVLASANHLASLFIGIELISLPLFGLIGYAFRQKRSLEAAIKYTILSAAASSFLLFGMALVYADSGNLSFVALGKSLSDSILHQPLLLAGLGMMIVGLGFKLSLVPFHLWTPDVYQGAPAPVSTFLATASKIAIFGVVMRLFMYAPVTDSEAVRTVLGIIAFVSILFGNLMAISQSNIKRLLGYSSIAHLGYLLVALIAVHTHQLSLETVGVYLAGYLFSSLGAFGVVSLMSSPYRGPDADSLYSYRGLFWHRPILSAAMTVMMLSLAGIPMTLGFIGKFYVIAVGVNAHLWWLTAAVVLGSAIGLYYYLRVTVSLYLSPPELLKRDTPANWAFTAGGIVVLISAILVLLLGIYPQPLINLVQMAQPLM, translated from the coding sequence ATGACAATAACTCCTCAACAATTGATCGCGCTCCTACCGCTGTTGATCGTCGGATTGACGGTGGTGGTTGTGATGCTGTCCATTGCGTGGCGACGCAACCACTTCGTCAACGCTACGCTGGCAGTGGTCGGTCTGAACCTTGCGCTGTTTTCACTCTATTTTGTTGGCCAGGCTGGCCCGATGGACGTCACACCGTTACTGCGTGTCGACGGGTACTCAATGTTGTATACCGGGCTGGTGATACTCGCCAGTCTTGCAACCTGTACGTTTGCTTATCCATGGCTGGAGGGTTACACCGATAATCGTGAAGAGTTCTATCTGCTGGTGCTGATTGCGGCACTTGGCGGAGTGGTGCTGGCAAGTGCCAACCATCTTGCTTCACTGTTCATTGGTATTGAGCTCATTTCACTGCCGTTATTTGGCTTGATCGGCTATGCGTTCCGCCAGAAACGATCCCTTGAAGCGGCAATTAAATATACCATTCTCTCTGCTGCGGCTTCGTCATTCCTGCTCTTTGGCATGGCGCTGGTGTATGCTGACTCTGGCAACTTGAGCTTTGTGGCGTTAGGGAAAAGTCTGAGCGACAGTATATTGCATCAGCCTTTGCTGTTGGCTGGACTGGGAATGATGATTGTCGGTTTGGGCTTTAAATTGTCGCTGGTGCCATTCCATCTCTGGACGCCAGACGTCTACCAAGGCGCGCCAGCGCCGGTATCGACTTTCCTTGCTACCGCCAGCAAGATTGCGATTTTCGGTGTGGTAATGCGTCTGTTTATGTATGCGCCTGTGACCGATAGCGAAGCGGTACGTACCGTGCTTGGTATTATTGCTTTCGTCTCCATCCTGTTTGGTAACCTGATGGCGATTTCGCAAAGCAACATTAAGCGTCTGCTGGGGTATTCCTCTATTGCCCATTTAGGTTATCTGCTGGTTGCATTGATTGCGGTGCATACGCATCAGTTGTCGTTGGAAACTGTGGGTGTTTATCTGGCTGGTTATCTCTTCAGTAGCCTGGGTGCGTTCGGCGTGGTTAGCCTGATGTCCAGCCCTTACCGCGGTCCTGATGCAGATTCACTTTACTCTTACCGTGGTCTGTTTTGGCATCGTCCGATTTTGTCCGCGGCGATGACTGTAATGATGCTGTCACTGGCCGGTATTCCAATGACGCTGGGCTTTATTGGTAAGTTCTACGTTATCGCTGTGGGTGTGAATGCACACTTGTGGTGGCTGACGGCGGCGGTGGTATTGGGTAGTGCGATCGGTTTGTATTACTATCTGCGTGTGACCGTTAGCTTGTATCTCAGCCCACCAGAATTACTGAAACGTGATACCCCAGCGAATTGGGCATTCACTGCAGGCGGCATTGTAGTATTGATCTCCGCGATTCTGGTATTGCTGTTAGGTATTTACCCGCAGCCGTTGATCAATCTGGTACAAATGGCGCAGCCGTTGATGTAA
- a CDS encoding GNAT family N-acetyltransferase gives MDVIWQDLHHRELDVPQLYAMLALRNAVFIVEQNCVYQDIDGADLAEDNRHILGFLENNIVACARILTPEDNGQPVKIGRVLVSPEARGLSLGYRVMEQAMSSCELHWPGSAIYLSAQAHLQGFYGRLGFSAVTEVYLEDDIPHIGMCFGRSGG, from the coding sequence ATGGATGTGATATGGCAGGATTTACACCACAGAGAGTTAGATGTCCCTCAGCTCTACGCGATGCTGGCGTTACGTAATGCGGTGTTTATCGTTGAGCAAAACTGTGTTTATCAGGATATTGATGGCGCAGATCTGGCTGAGGATAATCGTCATATTCTGGGCTTTCTGGAGAATAATATTGTTGCTTGTGCACGTATTCTCACGCCTGAAGATAACGGACAACCAGTAAAGATTGGGCGCGTGCTGGTGTCACCAGAAGCGCGTGGTTTAAGTTTGGGTTACCGCGTTATGGAACAGGCGATGAGCAGCTGTGAGCTGCACTGGCCGGGAAGTGCTATTTACCTATCGGCACAGGCACATCTGCAAGGTTTTTATGGGCGTCTGGGATTTTCTGCTGTGACGGAGGTTTACCTGGAAGATGATATTCCGCATATTGGTATGTGCTTCGGCCGTTCAGGTGGATAG
- the menH gene encoding 2-succinyl-6-hydroxy-2,4-cyclohexadiene-1-carboxylate synthase, whose protein sequence is MMLHARWQGKRHSGKPTLIWLHGFLGNASDWDKVQRAFGDWPRLSIDLPGHGGSSGQRVSGFDELCQRINQTLMAHQISHYWLIGYSLGGRVAMHYACRNRADGLCGLIVEAGHTGLSDEMARHQRQRKDKEWAQRFRTQPLRQTLEAWYCQPIFAEMLPRERQQVIGDRAGGYAPALADMLEATSLSRQPDLLPELHQLRLPFSYLCGERDSQYQQFAREMALPLHTVTAAGHNAHRANPAAYAQLLTQIIGR, encoded by the coding sequence ATGATGTTACATGCGCGTTGGCAGGGTAAGCGCCACAGCGGTAAGCCGACATTGATTTGGCTTCATGGTTTCCTTGGCAACGCCAGCGATTGGGATAAGGTTCAGCGTGCGTTTGGCGACTGGCCGCGATTAAGTATTGATTTACCCGGTCACGGTGGTTCAAGCGGGCAGCGTGTTAGCGGTTTTGACGAACTATGCCAGCGAATTAACCAGACGCTGATGGCACATCAGATATCGCATTACTGGCTTATTGGTTATTCGCTTGGCGGCCGTGTTGCGATGCACTATGCGTGTCGTAATCGAGCGGATGGGCTCTGCGGGCTGATTGTTGAAGCGGGCCATACCGGGTTGAGTGATGAAATGGCTCGACACCAGCGTCAAAGAAAGGACAAAGAATGGGCGCAACGTTTCAGGACCCAGCCACTGCGACAAACGCTGGAAGCGTGGTATTGCCAGCCGATATTTGCGGAAATGCTGCCACGGGAGCGTCAGCAGGTGATCGGCGATCGCGCCGGGGGATATGCCCCGGCTCTGGCCGACATGCTGGAAGCAACCTCGCTTTCTCGCCAGCCCGATCTGCTACCAGAACTGCATCAGCTGCGGCTCCCTTTCAGTTATTTGTGCGGAGAAAGGGATAGCCAGTACCAGCAGTTTGCCCGGGAAATGGCGTTACCGTTACATACTGTTACGGCCGCCGGACACAATGCACATCGCGCTAATCCTGCGGCATATGCTCAACTCCTGACACAGATTATCGGCAGGTAA
- the menF gene encoding isochorismate synthase MenF, with product MMTFSAAIAQLQQELQNIRYNEAGCRQICIALSDEEDALAWLGAQHCWPQLYMMHRNERAAVAACGEVMHFDDIHQAQAFSRWLPANVQIWGANDFAGEHGFLFLPRLMWQRRGKECSLILTLCSETSLSDDILRAQIFLTALRPWQPLPPLSLSLCHRQHHPDKPEWIQLVEQATDAILKGSMEKVVLARATDLQFTSAVSPVSLLAASRAVNQGCYHFLLAFDQHQAFIGSTPERLFLRQQTELFTEALAGTVANPPDNELAEQYAFWLRHDDKNQHENMLVVEDICQRLQSIVSGLALMAPEIIRLRNVQHLRRRIHGQLRQINDALCLSRLQPTAAVAGVPRNRARDFISRYESFPREWYAGTLGYLSRQRSEFSVSLRSAFVHDRCVRLYAGAGIVAGSDAEREWQEIENKAAALASLLYDAAVVDILKKEVQA from the coding sequence GTGATGACTTTTTCAGCAGCGATAGCACAGTTACAACAAGAACTGCAAAATATCCGTTATAACGAAGCAGGTTGCCGCCAAATTTGTATCGCACTTTCCGATGAGGAAGATGCGCTCGCCTGGCTGGGTGCGCAACATTGTTGGCCCCAGCTGTATATGATGCATCGTAATGAGCGAGCAGCAGTAGCGGCCTGTGGCGAAGTGATGCATTTTGATGATATCCATCAGGCGCAGGCGTTTTCCAGATGGCTTCCCGCCAACGTGCAGATCTGGGGGGCTAATGATTTCGCTGGTGAACATGGTTTTCTGTTTTTGCCACGTCTGATGTGGCAGCGTCGTGGTAAAGAATGTTCTCTCATTCTGACGCTGTGCAGCGAAACATCGCTGTCTGACGATATTTTGCGCGCACAAATATTTCTTACTGCTTTACGGCCATGGCAGCCGCTGCCTCCTTTATCACTTTCGTTATGCCATCGTCAGCACCATCCTGATAAGCCAGAGTGGATCCAGCTTGTTGAGCAGGCGACGGATGCAATTTTAAAAGGTTCGATGGAAAAGGTGGTACTGGCGCGGGCAACCGACCTGCAATTCACCTCAGCGGTCTCTCCCGTCTCACTGCTTGCGGCTAGCCGTGCGGTTAATCAGGGCTGTTATCATTTCTTGCTGGCATTTGATCAACATCAGGCATTTATCGGCTCGACTCCCGAGCGACTTTTCTTGCGCCAGCAAACGGAGCTATTTACTGAGGCATTGGCTGGTACTGTCGCTAATCCACCTGATAATGAGCTTGCAGAGCAGTATGCGTTTTGGCTACGCCATGATGATAAAAATCAGCATGAAAATATGCTGGTGGTGGAGGATATTTGCCAGCGTTTACAGAGCATCGTTTCCGGACTGGCGCTAATGGCCCCTGAAATTATTCGTCTGCGTAATGTTCAGCATTTACGCCGGCGTATTCATGGTCAACTGCGTCAGATAAACGATGCGCTTTGCCTGTCTCGATTACAGCCCACTGCCGCTGTTGCGGGAGTACCGCGCAACCGAGCGCGCGATTTCATCTCCCGATATGAGTCTTTTCCTCGCGAATGGTATGCCGGAACGTTGGGTTATCTGTCACGTCAACGCAGTGAATTTAGCGTTTCGTTACGTTCGGCATTTGTGCACGATCGTTGCGTACGGCTTTATGCCGGGGCGGGTATAGTCGCGGGCTCGGATGCCGAAAGGGAGTGGCAGGAGATTGAGAATAAAGCTGCTGCGCTAGCTTCCTTACTGTATGACGCAGCAGTTGTGGATATCCTGAAAAAAGAGGTTCAAGCCTGA
- a CDS encoding glucan biosynthesis protein D, translating into MNRRMFMKASMAFATVSGMSGLSTLFAQSAWADTDIADGTAVRFDFDVLKKMASGMAKQPWGGAPGSLPETLATMTPQAYNAIQYDANHSLWNAIPDRELDVQFFHVGMGFKRRIRMFSVDAGSREAREIHFRPELFNYNNAKVDTRQLEGKSDLGFAGFRAFKKPELASRDIVSFLGASYFRAVDDTYQYGLSARGIAVNTFSNGQEEFPDFTAFWFETPAADDTTFTVYALLDGPSATGAYKFIIDCEEKRVVMEIENHLYARKDIKQLGIAPMTSMFSCGTNERRMCDTIHPQIHDSDRLAMWTGEGEWICRPLNNPQKLQFNAYQDNNPRGFGLLQLNHDFKDYQDVIGWYNKRPSLWVEPVGKWGKGAINLMEIPTTGETLDNVVCFWQPEEPIKAGSEYNFHYKLYWSSLPPVRSGLARVDATRTGMGGFPEGWAPGENYPEVWARRFAVDFVGGDLKAAAPKGIEPVITVSSGTFKQVEILYVEPLDGYRILFDWYPDSDATTPVDMRLFLRSGSETLTETWLYQYFPPPPDKRRYVDDRQMHPD; encoded by the coding sequence ATGAATCGAAGAATGTTTATGAAAGCGTCAATGGCATTCGCTACCGTTAGCGGTATGTCCGGCTTATCCACGCTATTTGCGCAGTCCGCCTGGGCTGATACCGATATTGCGGACGGCACTGCGGTGCGATTTGACTTTGACGTCCTGAAAAAAATGGCCTCAGGAATGGCAAAACAACCTTGGGGAGGTGCTCCGGGCTCGCTGCCTGAAACGCTCGCAACAATGACGCCGCAGGCGTATAACGCCATTCAATACGATGCCAATCATTCCCTATGGAATGCCATTCCCGACCGTGAACTGGATGTGCAATTCTTCCACGTCGGAATGGGGTTTAAGCGTCGCATTCGTATGTTTTCCGTCGATGCGGGTAGCCGCGAAGCACGTGAAATACATTTTCGTCCGGAACTGTTTAATTACAATAATGCGAAAGTTGACACCCGCCAACTGGAAGGCAAAAGCGATCTTGGCTTCGCCGGTTTTCGCGCCTTTAAGAAACCGGAGCTGGCAAGCAGGGATATCGTCTCGTTCCTGGGCGCCAGCTACTTCCGTGCTGTAGATGATACTTACCAATATGGCCTTTCCGCTCGCGGCATTGCGGTGAATACATTTAGCAATGGGCAGGAAGAGTTCCCTGATTTTACTGCGTTCTGGTTTGAAACACCGGCTGCAGACGATACAACATTTACCGTTTATGCCCTGCTTGATGGCCCCAGCGCCACTGGTGCCTATAAATTCATTATTGATTGCGAAGAAAAGCGCGTGGTAATGGAGATAGAGAACCATTTATATGCACGTAAAGATATCAAGCAGCTTGGCATTGCACCGATGACCAGTATGTTCAGTTGTGGGACCAATGAGCGTCGCATGTGCGATACGATCCATCCACAGATCCATGATTCCGATCGTCTCGCGATGTGGACCGGCGAGGGGGAGTGGATCTGCCGCCCGTTGAATAATCCCCAAAAGCTACAATTCAACGCCTACCAGGACAATAACCCACGCGGGTTTGGCCTGTTGCAATTGAATCACGATTTCAAAGATTACCAGGACGTTATCGGCTGGTATAACAAACGGCCCAGCTTGTGGGTGGAGCCAGTTGGCAAATGGGGTAAAGGCGCGATTAACCTGATGGAGATCCCCACGACTGGCGAAACGCTGGATAATGTGGTTTGTTTCTGGCAACCGGAAGAGCCAATAAAAGCAGGAAGTGAATACAATTTCCATTACAAACTGTACTGGAGCAGTTTACCACCGGTACGTAGTGGATTGGCGCGGGTCGATGCGACTCGCACCGGTATGGGGGGGTTCCCCGAGGGCTGGGCACCAGGTGAAAACTATCCCGAGGTGTGGGCCCGTCGCTTTGCTGTCGATTTCGTTGGTGGTGATTTAAAAGCGGCTGCGCCGAAAGGGATTGAGCCGGTGATTACCGTATCGTCCGGTACTTTTAAGCAGGTAGAAATCCTCTACGTTGAGCCACTGGACGGTTATCGTATTTTGTTTGACTGGTATCCAGACAGTGACGCAACCACACCCGTTGATATGCGCCTGTTCCTGCGCTCTGGCAGCGAAACGTTAACAGAAACCTGGCTGTATCAATACTTCCCGCCACCACCTGACAAGCGCAGGTACGTCGACGATCGTCAAATGCATCCGGATTGA
- the menB gene encoding 1,4-dihydroxy-2-naphthoyl-CoA synthase, whose protein sequence is MIYPDESLYARVEWHDCSGDFSDIQYHKSADGIAKITLNRPEVRNAFRPLTVQEMMLALNDARYDEGIGVIILTGAGEQAFCAGGDQKIRGDYGGYQDEHGVHHLNVLDFQRQIRTCPKPIVAMVAGYAVGGGHVLHMLCDLTIAADNAQFGQTGPKVGSFDGGWGAAYMARIVGQKKAREIWFLCRKYNAQQALNMGLVNAVVALPELEKETVRWCREILENSPMALRCLKAALNADCDGQAGLQELAGNATMLFYMTEEGQEGRNAFNQKRQPDFRKFKRNP, encoded by the coding sequence ATGATTTATCCCGATGAGTCGCTGTATGCACGGGTAGAGTGGCATGACTGCAGCGGTGATTTTAGTGATATTCAATACCATAAGTCCGCTGACGGCATTGCCAAAATTACCCTTAATCGCCCGGAAGTTCGTAATGCTTTTCGCCCATTAACGGTACAGGAAATGATGCTGGCGCTTAATGATGCTCGATATGATGAAGGGATCGGCGTCATTATCCTGACGGGCGCTGGTGAGCAGGCGTTTTGTGCGGGAGGGGATCAGAAGATCCGGGGTGATTACGGTGGCTATCAGGATGAGCATGGCGTTCATCACCTTAATGTGCTGGATTTTCAGCGGCAGATTCGGACATGTCCAAAGCCCATTGTGGCGATGGTTGCGGGGTACGCGGTTGGTGGTGGACACGTATTGCATATGCTGTGTGATCTGACTATCGCGGCTGACAATGCACAGTTTGGTCAAACCGGACCCAAAGTGGGCTCTTTTGATGGGGGATGGGGAGCCGCCTATATGGCACGAATTGTGGGGCAGAAAAAGGCACGTGAAATTTGGTTTCTGTGCCGTAAGTATAATGCGCAGCAGGCACTGAATATGGGATTAGTCAATGCGGTGGTTGCGCTGCCTGAACTCGAGAAAGAGACGGTACGCTGGTGTCGTGAAATACTGGAGAATAGCCCTATGGCGCTGCGCTGCCTGAAGGCTGCGCTGAATGCTGACTGTGATGGTCAGGCGGGTTTACAGGAGCTGGCCGGAAACGCGACGATGTTGTTCTATATGACGGAAGAGGGCCAAGAGGGACGCAACGCATTTAATCAAAAGCGTCAGCCCGACTTTCGTAAATTTAAGCGAAACCCATGA
- the menD gene encoding 2-succinyl-5-enolpyruvyl-6-hydroxy-3-cyclohexene-1-carboxylic-acid synthase, whose amino-acid sequence MSISTFNHRWAEVIVEALTRHGIHHICIAPGSRSAPLTLAAAVNPKLSCHTHFDERGLGHLALGLAKSSQQPVAVIVTSGTAVANLYPAIIEAGLSGERLVLLTADRPAELIDCGANQAIEQTAIFAGHAATLNLPRPTADIAAPWLVAAIDNLLYQHEFGSMHINCPFAEPLYGDDNGEFISWRESLGDWWQCSQPWVRHSQRVSRSIQPDWNVWQQKRGVVIAGKLGTGQGRRVAEWAHKLGWPVLGDAFSQSGQPLPCADLWLANHDAQQTLAQAQIVIQFGTSLTGKRLLRWQEQIKPAMFWLIDRVPGRRDPAHHSGCRIVANINEWLDDHPAQPHAPWADRLHALSMHVKNAVHTATEAFGEAGLARRLPELLPKEGLLFLGNSLIVRLIDAFAQLPANCPVYGNRGASGIDGLLSTAAGVQRGIPRPMLIVLGDISMLYDLNALALLRQPPAPLILLVINNNGGQIFSLLPTPVETRERFFSMPQHISFEHAAALFGLQYSCPASWDALNQCVDRGWSQGGVTLIELNVVPEEGAQTLASLVQWAEKL is encoded by the coding sequence ATGTCGATAAGCACCTTCAATCACCGTTGGGCGGAAGTTATTGTTGAAGCCTTAACGCGTCATGGTATCCATCACATCTGTATCGCACCCGGTTCACGTTCTGCTCCACTGACGCTAGCGGCAGCTGTCAATCCCAAATTGTCCTGCCATACGCATTTTGATGAACGTGGGCTGGGTCACCTGGCATTGGGGCTGGCCAAATCAAGCCAGCAACCAGTGGCGGTAATTGTCACCTCAGGTACCGCTGTCGCTAACCTTTACCCAGCCATCATTGAGGCGGGATTAAGCGGTGAAAGGTTGGTGTTGCTGACGGCGGATCGTCCTGCTGAACTCATTGACTGTGGTGCAAATCAGGCCATAGAACAAACCGCTATTTTTGCTGGCCACGCTGCCACGCTCAACTTACCTCGCCCCACGGCAGATATCGCCGCACCTTGGTTGGTTGCGGCGATCGATAACCTGCTGTATCAGCATGAGTTTGGCTCAATGCACATCAATTGCCCTTTTGCTGAGCCTTTATATGGTGATGACAATGGTGAGTTTATATCCTGGCGAGAATCGCTGGGGGACTGGTGGCAATGTTCGCAGCCTTGGGTAAGGCACAGCCAAAGAGTATCGCGATCAATACAGCCGGACTGGAATGTCTGGCAGCAAAAACGTGGCGTGGTAATTGCCGGAAAACTCGGAACTGGGCAAGGGCGGCGGGTTGCTGAATGGGCGCATAAGCTCGGCTGGCCAGTGTTGGGCGATGCTTTTTCACAAAGCGGTCAGCCGTTACCTTGTGCCGATCTTTGGCTGGCGAATCATGATGCGCAGCAGACGCTGGCACAGGCGCAAATCGTCATTCAATTTGGCACCAGCCTGACGGGCAAACGGCTTTTGCGTTGGCAGGAACAGATTAAACCAGCAATGTTCTGGCTGATTGATCGTGTCCCGGGTCGGCGCGATCCTGCCCATCACTCCGGCTGCCGCATCGTTGCCAATATCAATGAGTGGCTGGATGATCACCCCGCGCAGCCGCATGCCCCGTGGGCCGATCGTTTGCATGCATTGTCTATGCACGTAAAAAATGCAGTACATACCGCAACCGAGGCTTTTGGTGAGGCGGGACTCGCGCGAAGGCTCCCTGAGCTCCTGCCAAAGGAGGGGCTGCTATTCCTGGGAAATAGTCTGATAGTCCGGCTTATTGATGCATTTGCTCAGCTTCCTGCCAACTGTCCTGTATATGGAAATCGGGGGGCCAGCGGTATTGATGGTTTGCTGTCAACGGCGGCAGGTGTTCAGCGTGGTATACCGCGTCCGATGCTGATAGTGCTGGGGGACATTTCTATGCTTTACGATCTTAATGCCCTTGCTTTGCTACGGCAGCCGCCGGCTCCGCTGATCTTGCTGGTCATTAATAACAATGGTGGGCAAATTTTTTCTTTATTACCTACGCCAGTAGAAACGCGGGAGCGCTTCTTTTCGATGCCGCAGCATATTAGCTTCGAGCACGCTGCTGCTCTATTTGGGCTCCAATATTCGTGCCCGGCTAGTTGGGATGCGTTAAATCAATGTGTCGATCGTGGCTGGTCGCAGGGCGGTGTAACGTTAATTGAGCTAAACGTTGTGCCTGAAGAGGGGGCGCAAACTTTAGCGTCATTAGTGCAATGGGCTGAAAAATTATGA
- the elaB gene encoding stress response protein ElaB, protein MATSTEPNESRLDDDLTLLTETLEEVLKSSGDPADQKYIELKTKAEQALHDVKSRLSEASDTYYYRAKQAVYTADDYVHEKPWHGIGVGATVGLVIGLLLARR, encoded by the coding sequence ATGGCTACATCAACTGAACCAAATGAGTCCCGTCTGGATGACGATCTGACGCTGTTAACCGAAACGCTTGAAGAAGTTCTGAAATCCTCAGGTGATCCTGCCGATCAAAAATATATTGAGCTTAAGACAAAGGCAGAACAGGCGCTGCATGATGTTAAATCGCGCCTTAGCGAAGCGTCGGATACCTATTATTATCGTGCTAAACAGGCCGTTTACACTGCCGATGATTATGTGCATGAAAAGCCATGGCACGGTATTGGTGTCGGTGCCACTGTTGGTTTGGTTATTGGATTATTACTGGCTCGGCGTTAA
- the menC gene encoding o-succinylbenzoate synthase — MKRDAAIWRYALPMEAGVVLREQRLRYRDGVIVRMRDGEREGWGEIAPLPGFSRESLDEAINAAIRWLTTWCQGGLPANCMLPSAAFGLSCALAEVAETLPLKGNYHSAILCTGDPDELLIRLAQQPYCIGKVKVGLYEPVRDGMMVNYLLEALPTLQLRLDANRSWTLDKARQFARHVDPTLRNRIAFLEEPCHTPEASCQFAKESAIAIAWDESVREAGFQPQAAPGVNALIIKPTLIGSIAEVEHIIAVARQQGLAAVMSSSLESSLGLTQLARLAQWLTPEVVPGLDTLELMTHQLQRPWPGSSQPLKTVDDLECLWHG, encoded by the coding sequence ATGAAGCGCGACGCGGCTATCTGGCGCTATGCGTTGCCAATGGAGGCCGGTGTCGTTCTGCGTGAGCAACGGCTGAGGTATCGTGACGGGGTGATTGTGCGGATGCGTGACGGCGAGCGTGAAGGCTGGGGGGAGATAGCCCCGCTGCCGGGCTTTAGCCGGGAATCTCTTGATGAAGCGATAAACGCGGCCATACGATGGCTGACTACATGGTGTCAGGGGGGGCTTCCAGCTAACTGCATGCTACCGTCAGCTGCGTTTGGGCTAAGCTGCGCTCTTGCTGAGGTTGCGGAGACGTTACCGCTTAAGGGGAATTATCATAGCGCGATACTGTGTACTGGCGATCCAGATGAATTGTTAATTCGTTTGGCGCAGCAGCCGTACTGTATCGGTAAGGTTAAAGTCGGCCTGTACGAGCCAGTGCGCGATGGCATGATGGTGAACTACCTGTTGGAAGCACTGCCGACGTTACAATTACGCCTTGATGCAAATCGTAGCTGGACGCTGGATAAAGCGCGACAATTTGCGCGACATGTGGACCCGACCTTACGCAACCGTATTGCGTTTCTTGAAGAACCTTGCCATACCCCCGAAGCGTCTTGTCAATTTGCTAAAGAAAGCGCTATTGCCATCGCATGGGATGAAAGCGTGCGAGAAGCAGGTTTCCAACCCCAGGCGGCACCTGGGGTTAACGCCCTTATAATCAAACCGACTTTAATCGGCAGTATTGCAGAGGTTGAACATATCATTGCCGTTGCACGGCAACAGGGGTTGGCTGCCGTGATGAGTTCCTCGCTGGAGTCGAGCCTTGGTCTGACACAATTGGCGCGATTGGCGCAGTGGTTAACGCCGGAGGTTGTACCTGGTTTAGATACGTTGGAACTGATGACGCATCAGCTTCAGCGTCCCTGGCCCGGTAGTTCGCAGCCTCTTAAGACAGTGGATGATCTGGAGTGCCTGTGGCACGGTTAA